The following are from one region of the Stanieria cyanosphaera PCC 7437 genome:
- a CDS encoding glutathione S-transferase, with amino-acid sequence MLELYQFELSQYSEKVRLILDYKGLEYRKIEVTPGVGQIELMQKTGKRQVPVLKDGDTYVADSTAIAFYLDQKYPERPIIPDDPVARGQCLLIEEWADESIGIKGRKALIGALNQNQNFRTAVLPKQTPDFLKTLVSAIPGDLLDVLGTGVGLGGDAVKEAKKGLQQDLEALCLILENRPYLVGDTPTLADLAVAGLTMILKFPEGSYLDLPEQLKGKGIPGLADNIAYEPFFTWRDRLYADYRKASGSPNKNNGSAPTAINID; translated from the coding sequence ATGCTGGAGCTATACCAATTTGAATTATCTCAATATTCAGAAAAAGTACGTCTGATTTTAGATTACAAGGGTTTAGAATATCGCAAAATTGAAGTTACTCCTGGCGTTGGACAAATAGAACTAATGCAAAAGACTGGGAAAAGACAAGTACCAGTTTTAAAAGATGGTGATACCTATGTGGCTGACTCAACAGCGATCGCTTTTTATCTAGATCAGAAATATCCAGAGCGACCAATTATTCCTGACGATCCTGTAGCGAGAGGGCAGTGTTTATTAATTGAAGAATGGGCAGATGAATCGATTGGCATCAAAGGCAGAAAAGCTTTAATTGGTGCTTTAAATCAAAATCAAAACTTTCGTACCGCAGTTTTACCCAAACAAACTCCTGATTTCCTCAAAACTTTAGTAAGTGCTATTCCTGGAGATTTATTAGATGTTTTAGGTACTGGAGTCGGTTTAGGTGGTGATGCGGTTAAAGAAGCCAAAAAAGGACTACAACAAGATTTAGAAGCCCTTTGTTTAATTTTAGAAAATCGCCCCTATTTAGTCGGTGATACTCCTACTTTGGCAGATTTGGCAGTAGCAGGATTAACTATGATCCTCAAATTCCCTGAAGGTTCTTATCTCGATCTTCCCGAACAACTCAAAGGTAAAGGTATTCCAGGGTTAGCAGATAATATCGCTTACGAACCCTTCTTTACTTGGCGCGATCGCTTGTATGCAGATTACCGCAAAGCTTCTGGTAGTCCTAACAAAAATAATGGTTCTGCACCAACGGCAATCAACATAGATTAA
- a CDS encoding TIGR02652 family protein, translating into MNSGLQYPIFGPEIKCPHCRQVISALTLTDTYLCPRHGAFEANPDTEELIHLPSGRRWRRWENQWYRQHTHPDGIRFEIHEALDRLYTEGYRATKVIIASRYKDLVNAYLERSHPWRENGDSKIPKLYGLPVVFSSETPADPCWEVINFSLEKEPGVPRNYPYFRLFE; encoded by the coding sequence ATGAACTCAGGTTTACAATACCCTATATTTGGTCCAGAAATTAAATGTCCTCACTGTCGTCAAGTCATTTCCGCTTTGACACTGACAGATACTTATTTGTGTCCTCGTCATGGTGCTTTTGAGGCTAATCCTGATACAGAAGAACTAATTCATCTTCCTTCTGGAAGGCGATGGCGCAGATGGGAAAATCAATGGTATCGACAGCATACCCACCCTGATGGAATTCGCTTTGAAATTCATGAAGCTTTGGATCGACTTTATACCGAAGGCTATCGAGCTACCAAAGTGATTATTGCTAGTCGTTATAAAGACTTAGTTAATGCTTATTTGGAAAGAAGTCATCCTTGGCGAGAAAACGGTGACAGTAAAATTCCTAAGTTATACGGTTTACCTGTGGTGTTTAGTTCTGAAACTCCAGCAGATCCTTGTTGGGAAGTGATCAACTTCTCTTTGGAAAAAGAACCAGGAGTACCTCGTAATTATCCCTATTTTCGTTTATTTGAATGA
- the zds gene encoding 9,9'-di-cis-zeta-carotene desaturase, giving the protein MRVAIVGAGLAGMATAIDLVDAGWDVEIFESRPFVGGKVGSWVDAEGNHIEMGLHVFFGCYYNLFELMRKVGAIDNLRLKEHTHTFINEGGKKGELDFRFPIGAPFHGLKAFFTSSQLSAVDKLANSLALGTSPIVRGLVDFEGAMKTIRSLDSISFADWFRQHGGNNGSLKKMWNPIAYALGFIDTENISARCMLTIFQFFAAKTEASVLRMLEGSPHEYLHQPIIDYLEARGAKIYTRRRVREILFATEENTTRVTGLVVAQGENEETITADAYVCACDVPGIQKVLPQQWRKWSEFDNIYKLEAVPVATVQLRFDGWVTELNDPQKRQQLKQAAGIDNLLYTADADFSCFSDLALASPGSYYRQGQGSLLQLVLTPGDPFIKAKNEDIANHVLQQVHKLFPSSRELNMTWYSVVKLAQSLYREAPGMDVYRPPQQTPVANFFLAGSYTQQDYIDSMEGATISGRQAAKVVLDNIKQLKSTPSVSIVS; this is encoded by the coding sequence ATGCGTGTTGCAATTGTAGGTGCAGGATTAGCTGGCATGGCAACAGCTATCGATTTAGTAGATGCTGGTTGGGATGTAGAAATCTTTGAATCTCGTCCTTTTGTAGGCGGAAAAGTTGGTAGCTGGGTAGATGCAGAGGGTAACCATATCGAAATGGGTTTACACGTTTTTTTTGGTTGCTACTATAATTTGTTTGAATTAATGCGTAAAGTGGGTGCGATTGATAATTTACGCTTAAAAGAACATACCCATACTTTTATTAATGAGGGAGGCAAAAAAGGAGAATTAGATTTCCGTTTTCCTATTGGTGCGCCTTTTCATGGATTAAAAGCATTTTTTACTTCTTCTCAATTATCAGCAGTAGATAAATTAGCTAATTCTTTAGCATTGGGGACTAGTCCAATAGTTCGAGGATTGGTTGATTTTGAAGGTGCGATGAAAACTATTCGTAGTCTCGATTCGATTAGTTTTGCCGATTGGTTTCGTCAGCACGGAGGCAATAATGGTAGCCTCAAAAAAATGTGGAATCCTATTGCTTATGCGTTAGGTTTTATTGATACAGAAAATATTTCCGCTCGTTGTATGTTGACGATTTTCCAATTTTTTGCTGCAAAAACAGAAGCGTCAGTATTGCGGATGTTAGAAGGTTCTCCTCATGAATATCTCCATCAACCCATTATTGATTATTTAGAAGCCAGAGGAGCAAAAATTTATACTCGTCGCCGAGTTAGAGAAATTTTATTTGCTACAGAAGAAAATACTACCAGAGTTACAGGTTTAGTAGTTGCCCAGGGAGAAAACGAAGAAACTATTACAGCAGATGCTTATGTCTGTGCTTGTGATGTGCCTGGTATTCAAAAAGTTTTGCCTCAACAGTGGCGTAAATGGTCAGAATTTGACAATATCTATAAATTAGAAGCTGTTCCTGTCGCTACAGTACAACTACGCTTTGATGGTTGGGTAACCGAATTAAACGATCCTCAAAAACGCCAACAACTCAAACAAGCAGCAGGAATTGATAATTTACTTTATACCGCCGATGCCGATTTTTCTTGCTTTTCTGATTTAGCTTTAGCTAGTCCTGGAAGTTATTATCGCCAAGGACAAGGATCGTTATTACAATTAGTACTAACTCCGGGCGATCCTTTTATTAAAGCAAAAAATGAAGACATTGCTAATCATGTTCTGCAACAGGTTCATAAATTATTTCCTTCATCCAGGGAATTAAATATGACTTGGTATAGCGTCGTAAAATTAGCCCAATCTTTATATCGAGAAGCACCAGGAATGGATGTTTATCGTCCACCCCAACAAACTCCAGTTGCTAACTTTTTTCTAGCTGGTAGTTATACCCAACAAGACTATATTGATAGTATGGAAGGGGCTACTATTTCTGGTCGACAAGCAGCTAAAGTCGTTTTAGATAATATTAAGCAGTTAAAATCTACTCCTTCAGTATCAATAGTTAGTTAA
- the mutL gene encoding DNA mismatch repair endonuclease MutL, whose amino-acid sequence MSSIIQTLPPDVINLIAAGEVIDSLAAVVRELVENSLDAEATRITVSLMPNLWQLQVTDNGKGMSVEDLRLCANAHSTSKIRDRQDLWKINSLGFRGEALHSIAQVAELEIFSRAAIDEIGWRVAYQEGKLVTEEIVAIASGTIITVANLFASLPVRRRALPSVNQQIKLVQNIIHQLALTHPGITWQVWQNQKPWFNLSPGMTAKEILPQILKRVNLTDLQFLKLDVAVPEESEAKSNLELVIGLPDRCHRHRPDWVKIAVNGRIVRLPELEQTIITSMAKNVPRDRYPVSFLHLHLPSHLVDWNRHPAKTEIYLHYLPDWQEQVTQAIEKALTITPINLPLAVVNQRVNKLLKVAEEKNSYNCEPNETKPKHELNLIQLKAVAQVNKTYIVVEHSSGFWLVEQHIAHERVLYEQIQDHWQLIPLKTPILLNNLNFFQLEQLERLKIEIEPFGEGIWAARNAPALLAQRDDCHEALIELSLGGDLQSAQVATACRSAIRNGTPLSLPEMQNLIDQWQSTRNPRTCPHGRPIYLSLEETSLARFFRRHWVIGKSHGI is encoded by the coding sequence ATGTCATCGATCATTCAGACTTTACCTCCAGATGTAATTAATTTAATTGCAGCCGGGGAAGTAATCGATTCTCTGGCAGCAGTAGTGCGAGAATTAGTAGAAAACTCTTTGGATGCAGAAGCAACTAGAATTACAGTTTCTTTGATGCCTAATCTGTGGCAATTACAAGTAACAGATAACGGCAAAGGCATGAGTGTAGAAGATCTACGTTTATGTGCTAATGCTCATAGTACCAGTAAAATTCGCGATCGCCAAGATTTATGGAAGATTAATAGTTTAGGATTTCGTGGCGAAGCTTTACATAGTATCGCTCAAGTAGCAGAATTAGAAATTTTTAGTCGTGCTGCTATCGATGAAATAGGATGGCGAGTAGCTTATCAAGAAGGAAAACTCGTCACAGAAGAAATTGTTGCGATCGCTTCTGGTACAATTATCACCGTGGCTAATTTATTTGCTAGTTTACCTGTGCGTCGTCGCGCCTTACCTTCGGTTAATCAACAGATTAAATTAGTTCAAAATATTATTCACCAATTAGCTTTAACTCATCCTGGGATTACTTGGCAAGTGTGGCAGAATCAAAAGCCTTGGTTTAATCTTAGTCCTGGTATGACAGCTAAAGAGATTTTACCTCAAATTCTTAAAAGAGTTAACTTAACTGATTTACAATTTCTCAAGCTAGACGTTGCTGTCCCCGAAGAATCAGAAGCCAAATCTAATCTAGAATTAGTGATTGGTTTACCTGATCGCTGTCACCGTCATCGACCCGATTGGGTTAAAATTGCAGTTAATGGTAGGATTGTCCGACTTCCAGAATTAGAACAAACTATCATTACAAGTATGGCGAAAAACGTACCACGCGATCGCTATCCTGTCAGTTTTCTTCATCTTCATCTTCCTTCTCATTTAGTTGATTGGAATCGTCATCCAGCCAAAACAGAAATTTATCTTCATTATCTTCCTGATTGGCAAGAACAAGTTACTCAAGCAATCGAAAAAGCTTTAACTATCACACCAATTAATCTTCCTTTAGCTGTTGTCAATCAACGAGTTAATAAATTATTAAAAGTTGCCGAGGAAAAAAATTCTTATAATTGTGAACCAAACGAAACAAAACCAAAACATGAATTAAATCTCATTCAACTTAAAGCAGTTGCCCAGGTTAATAAAACTTATATAGTTGTAGAACATTCGAGTGGTTTTTGGTTAGTAGAACAACATATTGCTCATGAACGAGTTTTATACGAACAAATCCAAGATCATTGGCAATTAATACCGTTAAAAACACCCATTCTTTTAAATAATTTAAATTTTTTTCAACTAGAACAATTGGAAAGATTAAAAATAGAAATAGAACCCTTTGGAGAAGGAATCTGGGCAGCTAGAAACGCTCCTGCTTTACTAGCGCAAAGAGATGACTGCCATGAAGCTTTAATCGAACTTAGTTTGGGAGGAGATTTACAATCTGCCCAAGTAGCTACCGCTTGTCGGAGTGCCATTCGCAACGGAACACCTTTAAGTTTACCAGAAATGCAAAATCTCATCGATCAATGGCAAAGCACTCGTAATCCTCGTACCTGTCCTCATGGTAGACCAATTTATTTATCTTTAGAAGAAACTTCCCTCGCTCGTTTTTTCCGTCGTCATTGGGTAATTGGTAAAAGTCATGGAATTTAA
- a CDS encoding photosystem II protein Y → MDWRLIIVLAPLIVAGSWALYNVGTIALRQAQQFIGKNS, encoded by the coding sequence ATGGATTGGCGTTTGATAATCGTTCTTGCTCCACTTATCGTTGCTGGTAGCTGGGCTCTTTACAATGTTGGTACGATCGCTTTAAGACAAGCACAACAATTTATCGGTAAAAATTCTTAA
- a CDS encoding J domain-containing protein: protein MNLVDAIAKLQSQLQQIQVKEEQNQQEQATINQTIQELEQTIQQQYQRQSELDREAIELYRQAEEIKVKLAKLAKIAAFSQQFQVLKAECQDNQELLQTLYSALPIPLAQDTLTGVFKDHNFSEQKTFVEQQQTEELIFNLASDQHNSEDSFLTIEKIKAALPHAESIYKQMVVRYLDQYQTYQNFIIDELDLIWCSLAFVAFGRSSYRKLSLKHHPDLDGSQRAMQLINAAWEISQDYLTHSNDTVKN, encoded by the coding sequence ATGAATCTTGTCGATGCGATTGCTAAACTACAATCTCAACTGCAACAAATACAAGTCAAAGAAGAACAAAACCAACAAGAACAAGCAACTATCAATCAAACTATTCAAGAGTTGGAACAAACAATCCAGCAACAATATCAACGCCAAAGCGAACTAGATCGAGAAGCAATTGAGCTTTATCGTCAAGCAGAGGAAATCAAAGTAAAATTAGCCAAATTAGCAAAAATAGCTGCTTTTTCTCAGCAATTTCAAGTTTTAAAAGCTGAATGCCAGGATAATCAAGAATTATTACAAACATTATATTCTGCTTTGCCGATTCCTCTGGCTCAAGACACCTTAACTGGAGTTTTTAAGGATCATAATTTTTCCGAGCAAAAAACATTCGTAGAGCAACAGCAAACTGAAGAATTAATTTTTAATCTTGCTTCTGATCAGCACAATAGTGAAGATTCATTTTTAACTATTGAAAAAATTAAAGCTGCTTTACCTCATGCAGAATCAATTTATAAACAAATGGTAGTTCGATATTTAGACCAATATCAAACCTATCAAAATTTTATTATTGATGAGTTAGATTTAATTTGGTGTTCTCTGGCTTTTGTTGCTTTTGGACGTTCTTCTTATCGTAAACTGAGTTTAAAACATCATCCCGATTTAGATGGTTCGCAGCGTGCTATGCAACTAATTAATGCTGCGTGGGAGATTTCTCAAGATTATTTAACTCATTCTAATGATACTGTTAAAAATTGA
- a CDS encoding glycosyltransferase family 2 protein: MPKVTIVIPTYNRANYLQYALNSVLQQTYSDFEVIICDDGSTDNTPQIVSQWQDVRLRYIRHPQNIGRSHNMRSGFDAAVGDYFIKFDDDDAIAPEFLAKTVAILDVYPEVDFVCSDHWIINAQGERDEVATQANSEKWGKSRLKEGLIPDLLRETFLHQSLQVGSTLFRRACLQEVDYMRPQADGCEDFDLLVRLAIAGKQGYFLPELLMEYRFHGAQTSLKQDIHFLSAKAFCIESYHFNDPELAQIRLQKLAGIQQGLGLRLIEKGEVIKGRELLQQSQQILGSSLRTKIGLFMSYLPLSWRQFALQFFRYFRAKDYSEKVRQVAG; this comes from the coding sequence ATGCCCAAAGTTACTATTGTAATTCCTACTTATAATCGTGCTAATTATCTTCAATATGCCCTTAACAGCGTTTTACAACAAACTTATAGCGATTTTGAAGTAATTATTTGCGATGATGGTTCGACTGATAATACTCCTCAAATAGTAAGTCAGTGGCAAGATGTACGTCTACGCTATATTCGACATCCACAAAATATCGGGCGTAGTCATAATATGCGTTCTGGTTTTGATGCAGCAGTAGGAGATTATTTTATTAAGTTTGATGACGATGACGCGATCGCACCTGAGTTTTTGGCTAAAACTGTAGCGATCTTGGATGTTTATCCTGAAGTTGATTTTGTTTGTAGCGATCACTGGATTATTAATGCTCAAGGTGAAAGAGATGAAGTTGCTACTCAAGCTAATTCGGAAAAATGGGGCAAATCTCGTCTTAAAGAAGGATTAATCCCTGATTTATTGAGAGAGACTTTTTTGCATCAAAGTTTACAAGTTGGTTCTACTTTATTTCGTCGTGCTTGTTTGCAAGAAGTAGATTATATGCGTCCACAAGCTGATGGTTGCGAAGATTTCGATCTTTTAGTTAGACTAGCGATCGCAGGAAAACAAGGTTATTTTTTACCAGAGTTATTAATGGAATATCGTTTTCATGGCGCACAAACCAGTTTAAAACAGGATATTCATTTTCTTTCTGCTAAAGCTTTTTGCATTGAAAGTTATCATTTTAACGATCCAGAGTTAGCCCAAATCAGATTACAAAAGTTGGCTGGTATTCAGCAAGGCTTAGGATTAAGATTAATTGAAAAGGGAGAAGTTATTAAAGGGAGAGAATTACTACAACAATCTCAACAGATTTTAGGAAGTTCTTTGCGCACTAAAATTGGTTTATTTATGTCTTATTTACCTTTAAGTTGGCGACAGTTTGCTTTACAATTCTTTCGATATTTTCGTGCAAAAGATTATTCAGAAAAAGTAAGACAAGTTGCTGGATAA
- a CDS encoding gamma carbonic anhydrase family protein: MNQSSFSVDHPFWLPPDVSQAAFIAANAVVMGQVTLAAGASVWYGAVVRGDVEQIVIGKCTNIQDGAILHGDPGKPTILEDYVTVGHRAVIHSAYIEHGCLIGIGAVVLDGVRVGRGSIIGAGCIVTKDVAPHSLMVGVPAKKVRELNETEVAELIEHAQKYEKLALVHAGKGTDLGFISKSP, encoded by the coding sequence ATGAATCAATCTTCCTTTTCAGTCGATCATCCATTTTGGTTACCACCAGATGTTTCCCAAGCAGCTTTTATTGCTGCCAATGCAGTCGTTATGGGGCAAGTTACTCTGGCTGCTGGTGCTAGTGTTTGGTATGGCGCAGTAGTACGAGGAGATGTGGAACAAATCGTCATTGGTAAATGTACCAATATTCAGGATGGGGCAATTCTGCATGGCGATCCTGGTAAACCAACTATCCTAGAAGATTACGTTACCGTAGGACATCGAGCCGTAATTCATTCAGCTTATATTGAACATGGTTGTTTGATTGGCATTGGAGCAGTAGTGTTAGATGGAGTTAGAGTAGGTAGAGGTAGTATCATTGGTGCAGGCTGTATTGTCACTAAAGATGTAGCACCTCATTCTTTAATGGTAGGAGTTCCTGCCAAAAAAGTTAGAGAACTTAATGAAACCGAAGTCGCAGAATTAATCGAACACGCCCAAAAATACGAAAAATTGGCTTTAGTTCATGCTGGCAAAGGCACAGACTTAGGCTTTATCTCCAAGTCTCCTTGA
- a CDS encoding helicase HerA domain-containing protein has translation MNLDLPLGSVIQGSLTKGLEVRLHPDVSVEDMRVGKFLVIRGTRSLFFCLLTDVTLGAASERILANPPAMEDSFLRDVLAGSGTYGTVQVSPMLMLTPSATQKDLPTIPIEPKSKKSKLASFEAQTSTDLELLPVKTIPSHFSQVYEASEQDFHTVFGWENDPHRRNFSIGQPLDMDVPICIDLDRFVERSNGVFGKSGTGKSFLTRLLISGVIRKGAAVNLMFDMHSEYGWEAMQEGKKVSTVKGLRQLFPGQVEIYTLDAESTKRRGVRESQELYLSYDQIEIEDLKLVARELGISDASLDNANILFNEFGKSWIIQLMNMTNEDIKMFCQEKQGHQGSIMALQRKLLRFETLKYLRSTCPFNYIDRILESLDAGKHVVVEFGSQSNMLSYMLATNMITRRIHASYVKKADKFLQSKNPLDRPRQLVITIEEAHRFLDSAIVHQTIFGTIAREMRKYFVTLLIVDQRPSGIDNEVMSQVGTRITCLLNDEKDIDAIFTGVSGAQGLRSVLAKLDSKQQALVLGHAVPMPVVVRTRAYDSQFYAEIGDPDWGQLPNEEVFAAAETAKADLGF, from the coding sequence ATGAATTTAGATTTGCCTCTCGGTTCGGTTATTCAAGGCTCGTTAACAAAGGGTTTAGAAGTAAGATTACATCCCGATGTCTCGGTTGAAGATATGCGAGTCGGAAAATTTTTAGTGATCAGAGGAACGCGATCGCTTTTTTTCTGTTTGCTGACAGATGTTACTTTGGGTGCAGCTAGTGAAAGAATTTTGGCTAATCCTCCTGCTATGGAAGATTCTTTTTTGCGAGATGTTTTGGCAGGAAGCGGTACTTATGGCACAGTCCAAGTTTCACCGATGTTGATGTTAACGCCTTCGGCGACTCAAAAAGATTTACCGACAATACCAATCGAGCCTAAATCTAAAAAAAGTAAACTAGCTTCCTTTGAAGCTCAAACCAGTACTGATTTAGAACTACTTCCCGTTAAAACTATCCCTTCTCATTTTAGTCAAGTTTACGAAGCTAGTGAACAAGACTTTCATACGGTTTTTGGTTGGGAAAATGATCCTCATCGTCGTAATTTCTCAATCGGTCAACCTTTGGATATGGATGTACCAATCTGTATTGATTTAGATCGTTTTGTCGAACGAAGTAATGGAGTTTTTGGCAAATCGGGGACAGGTAAATCCTTTTTAACCCGTTTGTTGATTTCTGGAGTTATTCGTAAAGGTGCAGCCGTCAATTTAATGTTTGATATGCACTCCGAATACGGTTGGGAAGCGATGCAAGAAGGAAAAAAGGTTAGTACGGTTAAAGGTTTGCGTCAGTTATTTCCCGGACAAGTTGAAATTTATACCCTCGATGCCGAATCTACTAAACGTCGTGGGGTTCGAGAATCTCAAGAATTATATCTGAGCTACGATCAAATTGAAATTGAAGATCTTAAATTAGTTGCCAGAGAATTAGGTATTTCCGATGCTAGTTTAGACAATGCCAATATTTTGTTTAATGAATTTGGTAAGTCTTGGATCATTCAACTGATGAATATGACTAATGAAGATATCAAGATGTTCTGTCAGGAAAAACAAGGACATCAAGGATCTATCATGGCATTGCAACGTAAGTTACTTCGTTTTGAAACTCTCAAATATCTTCGTTCTACCTGTCCTTTTAATTATATTGATCGCATTTTAGAATCTCTCGATGCTGGTAAACACGTAGTTGTAGAATTTGGTTCGCAATCAAATATGCTTTCTTATATGCTGGCAACCAATATGATCACCAGACGTATCCATGCCAGTTACGTCAAAAAAGCAGACAAATTTTTGCAATCTAAAAATCCCTTAGATCGTCCTCGTCAATTAGTCATTACCATTGAAGAAGCTCATCGTTTTCTTGATTCTGCGATCGTTCATCAAACCATCTTTGGTACGATCGCTAGAGAAATGCGTAAATATTTTGTTACGTTATTAATTGTCGATCAACGTCCTTCAGGAATTGATAACGAAGTCATGTCTCAAGTTGGAACTAGGATTACCTGTTTACTCAACGATGAAAAAGACATTGATGCGATCTTTACAGGAGTCTCAGGCGCACAAGGATTGCGATCAGTTTTAGCTAAATTAGATTCTAAACAACAAGCGTTAGTTTTGGGTCATGCTGTTCCGATGCCTGTGGTAGTCCGTACCCGTGCTTATGATAGTCAATTTTATGCCGAAATAGGCGATCCTGATTGGGGACAACTTCCTAATGAAGAAGTCTTTGCAGCAGCCGAAACCGCTAAAGCAGATTTAGGATTTTGA
- a CDS encoding VOC family protein, whose amino-acid sequence MHHVSIRTANIHRAIAFYEQLGFTVNERFTTGYTLACWMEGLGGRIELIQIPEPKPAPDAFGDEHYVGYYHLSFDLSEVTQDLPSWLQQLKLNLAQAEESIQPLQVLLEPTQQMIGDRVYEVAFIADCDGLPLEFIRVLGKTVQ is encoded by the coding sequence ATGCATCATGTTTCTATCCGCACGGCAAATATCCATCGTGCGATCGCATTTTACGAACAATTGGGTTTTACTGTCAACGAGCGTTTTACGACAGGTTACACCCTGGCTTGTTGGATGGAAGGATTAGGTGGCAGAATTGAACTGATCCAAATTCCTGAACCTAAACCAGCCCCTGATGCTTTTGGGGATGAGCATTATGTGGGTTACTATCATCTTTCTTTTGACTTGAGCGAGGTTACCCAAGATTTACCTTCCTGGTTACAGCAGCTTAAACTTAATTTGGCTCAAGCAGAAGAATCAATTCAACCATTACAAGTTTTATTAGAACCTACTCAACAAATGATTGGCGATCGCGTTTATGAAGTAGCTTTTATTGCTGATTGTGATGGTTTGCCTCTAGAATTTATCCGTGTTTTGGGTAAAACAGTTCAGTAA